A genomic segment from Leptolyngbya boryana PCC 6306 encodes:
- a CDS encoding response regulator — protein MRVLLVENDEQVSTAIKAALTKQLYTVDIAIDGQAGWELVEAIEYDLILLAVMLPKIDGIQFCKRLRNRGHSTLVMMITSKSAIADRVLGLDSGADDYIVKPIALAELEARIRALFRRKTAAISTILRWGKLQLDCHTREVLYDQTRLDLTSKEFALLERLLEGRVYSQSDLVDHLWSLDEDPRKEEAVRALIKRLRQKLKAIYAEELIETVYGQGYRLNPELREPIRSLSVKSEVSATLKPYRVQQQPQVLVVLSDQHLLDQIIQESDLYSIQVTGAPTSAIAQIRLQHQRFDLIVLDCDLVLPESSIQNTPVLLLKRLNPECEQNLSTQIRGSLYYPITPTELLKASLDRLEPSQPLMQRVMIIDDDPMVVRLIKGILEDCSIQVNAITNPLRLWEELESFAPDLVILDVKLPHIDGLRLCQAIREDVRWSWLPVLFLTGLHNLDIIREIFAVGADDYVSKPIVPAELIERVSKRLTRMQHIRHQADVDPLTNLPTQQQARGMLRQLLHLAHQNQQVLCFAVLRLNDLQTLNQQHGYRYGNQVLQQIATSLRKSFRIEDVIARWSGSEFVVGTYNLTQGEVGDWLAQMLESLHQTELRLPMGSIAITFRAAVAEYPKDGVDLSSLYQAAIATLEQTKADMIDRVLPAGWQPDATDRDVILLHRPSTFAEEMVRALLTRGYRIRWLQDGRSGLEELQAEGASKQVLLLEAQLPKLNGITLLQRLKKQKFLQTTPVILLATQPAEAEMARNFGCFDYVIMPCAIPLLMQSVCKALDSIR, from the coding sequence ATGCGAGTTTTGCTAGTAGAAAATGATGAGCAAGTTTCTACAGCGATCAAAGCGGCGTTAACCAAGCAACTTTACACGGTTGATATTGCGATCGATGGTCAAGCAGGTTGGGAACTCGTCGAAGCGATCGAATACGATTTGATTTTGCTGGCTGTGATGCTTCCTAAAATCGATGGCATCCAATTTTGCAAGCGCTTACGAAATCGAGGTCATTCAACCTTGGTGATGATGATTACTTCCAAAAGTGCGATCGCAGATCGAGTACTAGGCTTAGATAGTGGTGCTGATGACTATATTGTGAAGCCGATTGCTCTAGCAGAGCTAGAAGCTCGAATCCGGGCGTTGTTTCGACGTAAAACAGCCGCAATTTCAACGATTCTACGCTGGGGAAAATTGCAGCTTGATTGTCATACTCGCGAAGTTCTTTATGATCAGACTCGGTTAGATTTAACCTCTAAAGAATTCGCGCTGCTAGAGCGATTGCTAGAGGGTCGAGTATATAGTCAAAGCGATCTAGTCGATCATCTCTGGTCGCTGGATGAAGACCCGCGCAAGGAAGAAGCCGTTCGGGCATTGATTAAGCGATTACGACAGAAATTGAAAGCGATCTACGCAGAGGAGCTGATTGAAACGGTGTATGGACAGGGATATCGCCTCAATCCTGAGTTACGAGAACCGATTCGATCTTTATCTGTCAAAAGTGAAGTTTCTGCAACGCTCAAGCCTTATCGAGTACAACAGCAGCCCCAAGTCTTAGTCGTCTTATCCGATCAGCACTTGCTCGATCAAATTATTCAAGAATCAGATCTGTATTCCATTCAAGTGACGGGTGCTCCGACAAGCGCGATCGCCCAGATACGACTTCAGCATCAACGCTTTGATCTCATTGTGCTGGACTGCGATCTGGTTCTGCCTGAATCATCGATTCAGAACACGCCCGTTTTGCTGCTCAAAAGACTGAATCCAGAGTGTGAACAAAACTTGTCTACTCAAATCCGAGGCAGCTTGTACTACCCGATTACACCAACTGAGTTGCTCAAGGCGAGTCTAGATCGGTTAGAACCGTCGCAACCTCTGATGCAGCGGGTCATGATTATCGATGACGACCCTATGGTGGTTCGTTTAATTAAAGGAATATTGGAGGACTGTAGCATTCAGGTCAACGCCATCACGAATCCTTTAAGACTCTGGGAAGAACTTGAGTCTTTTGCGCCTGATTTAGTCATTCTTGATGTCAAATTGCCGCATATTGACGGACTTCGTTTATGTCAGGCAATTCGCGAGGATGTGCGGTGGTCTTGGCTACCCGTTTTATTTCTAACAGGTCTACATAATCTTGATATCATTCGAGAAATTTTTGCAGTCGGGGCAGATGATTATGTCAGTAAACCCATTGTTCCGGCTGAATTAATCGAGCGAGTCTCTAAACGATTAACTCGAATGCAGCATATTCGGCATCAGGCTGATGTTGATCCATTAACCAATTTGCCGACGCAACAGCAAGCCCGAGGAATGCTCAGACAATTATTGCATCTCGCCCATCAGAACCAACAGGTGCTATGCTTTGCTGTTCTCAGGCTGAATGACTTGCAAACCCTAAATCAGCAGCACGGATATCGCTATGGCAATCAAGTTTTACAGCAAATTGCGACTTCTCTTCGGAAATCATTTCGTATCGAAGATGTGATTGCTCGTTGGAGTGGATCAGAATTTGTGGTTGGAACCTACAATCTGACGCAAGGTGAGGTCGGAGATTGGCTCGCACAGATGCTAGAGTCCCTACACCAGACAGAATTAAGATTGCCTATGGGTTCGATTGCGATCACATTCAGGGCAGCAGTTGCCGAGTATCCCAAGGATGGAGTCGATCTTTCCTCACTTTATCAAGCCGCGATCGCCACACTAGAGCAAACAAAAGCTGACATGATCGATCGTGTTCTACCTGCGGGCTGGCAACCTGATGCAACAGATCGGGATGTCATTTTGCTGCATCGACCCTCCACGTTTGCTGAGGAGATGGTGCGCGCGCTCTTGACGCGGGGCTATCGGATTCGATGGCTCCAAGATGGTCGATCGGGATTAGAAGAATTACAAGCTGAAGGCGCAAGCAAACAAGTCCTGCTTCTTGAAGCACAATTACCTAAATTAAACGGGATCACACTGCTACAGCGTTTGAAAAAGCAGAAGTTTTTGCAAACTACCCCCGTTATTTTACTGGCTACCCAACCTGCAGAAGCAGAAATGGCAAGGAATTTTGGCTGTTTTGATTATGTGATTATGCCTTGTGCAATCCCACTGCTGATGCAGAGTGTATGCAAGGCGCTGGACTCGATCCGTTAA
- a CDS encoding DUF7925 domain-containing protein, with protein MQPRRTPRRASQLLAATFLLTTGFPLAPVFAEGTQAGTSISNTANVTYRSPRDPGTTINATSNTVSVQVAEVAGITVTASGVTDVDGGQVEVGDTLYYTYSLTNVGNDPTSFRIPNLARVTGPGTPGTLEYSIDGGATWTAFPGSELLTNTIPSLANGIVPGGSILVRVPVTIAAGAQANDVVSVTLGDTPGDAQNQARSPNGGDVYTVDNPDGTPGGEVTGAPVNGVREASSTAQATVNQTARTYALATLLKTRTGYTPTGAPGPGDDQISYGLSLRVENTDPTGLGITPAPLAGTTVNGVAGSNILVSDAIPLGTTFVSAVAPLGWQTVYTSSAISIDANQATWSTTPIANPTRVGFVRTGTIAPGTTVTGFQITVAVAGTPASITVANIGQLFGSTPSQTVGQPGVPVYDESGDQNPSNYSDDGTPPGTDSNGDGVPDALPDTDIDDGFVNTPASPETGIDSGNNNSGQDSTPTEGGGEASVFTLNTPVPAAVSNGPDGAPTATGPSGTDNDDFTNASSPVPPNLVAGTNATLDPAPVAFTNTVLNSGTSPGNIVLTPQPPATLDHLPANSTVTITAGSSSVTYQYDGAGNYTIVSSNTGGNPIQINNVQPGQQVNYGVEVNLPLNTPLSTDINRGFPVPIQAGIDTDSNIATIEATNLTIDRVYTGYLRTVKESRILPGTGPAPTAADSTFSTTQKTPAPGNVIEYRITYTNISEPQSGTGNIILEAEQVVIDENGVSGANNTNNWARDNDGNGIIDTSNIVGSAADSGASTVNFFSGNPATTGAVDQTGTTATTDVTRYVNTVTGIVAPQQSRTFTFRRRVN; from the coding sequence ATGCAACCACGACGCACCCCCCGGCGAGCGAGTCAACTGCTTGCTGCTACATTTTTACTCACCACTGGATTCCCTCTCGCACCTGTATTTGCAGAAGGAACTCAAGCCGGTACTTCGATTAGTAACACCGCCAATGTTACCTACCGTTCTCCCAGAGATCCGGGAACGACCATCAATGCAACCTCGAACACTGTCTCAGTGCAAGTTGCAGAAGTGGCGGGGATTACGGTGACAGCCTCAGGGGTTACAGATGTTGACGGTGGACAGGTTGAGGTTGGAGACACCCTTTACTACACCTACAGCTTGACCAACGTTGGTAACGATCCAACGAGCTTCCGGATTCCAAACTTGGCAAGAGTGACTGGCCCAGGTACACCTGGCACCCTAGAGTACAGCATTGATGGGGGAGCGACTTGGACTGCGTTTCCAGGAAGTGAATTGCTCACCAACACAATCCCAAGCTTAGCGAACGGGATTGTGCCGGGCGGTTCAATTCTAGTACGTGTGCCTGTGACGATCGCAGCTGGGGCACAGGCGAATGATGTGGTTTCTGTCACCTTAGGGGATACTCCTGGAGATGCCCAAAACCAAGCCCGAAGCCCGAATGGAGGCGACGTTTATACCGTCGATAATCCAGACGGAACGCCAGGCGGAGAAGTGACAGGCGCACCTGTCAACGGCGTTCGAGAAGCGAGCAGTACAGCACAAGCAACGGTCAATCAAACGGCAAGAACCTATGCGTTAGCAACATTGCTGAAGACCCGGACAGGCTATACCCCCACTGGAGCGCCGGGTCCCGGTGATGATCAAATCTCCTATGGATTGAGCTTGCGAGTTGAAAATACTGATCCAACCGGACTTGGAATTACGCCTGCGCCTTTGGCTGGAACGACAGTCAATGGTGTAGCTGGCTCAAATATCTTAGTCTCGGATGCGATTCCTCTAGGCACAACGTTTGTCAGTGCTGTTGCTCCACTGGGTTGGCAAACAGTTTACACTAGCTCTGCGATTTCAATCGATGCAAACCAAGCGACGTGGAGCACAACTCCGATCGCGAATCCAACCCGGGTTGGTTTTGTCAGAACGGGCACGATTGCGCCTGGAACGACAGTCACCGGATTCCAAATCACCGTAGCCGTAGCAGGAACTCCTGCGTCTATTACAGTTGCAAACATTGGCCAATTGTTCGGTTCGACTCCAAGCCAAACGGTTGGACAACCTGGTGTACCAGTTTACGACGAATCTGGTGACCAGAATCCAAGTAACTACAGCGACGATGGAACTCCTCCTGGAACAGATTCAAACGGCGATGGTGTGCCTGATGCTTTGCCTGATACAGACATTGACGATGGTTTCGTCAATACTCCAGCTAGCCCTGAAACAGGTATCGATTCCGGCAACAATAATTCGGGTCAAGACAGCACCCCAACTGAAGGGGGTGGTGAAGCCAGTGTTTTCACCCTAAACACGCCTGTCCCGGCTGCTGTGAGCAATGGTCCCGATGGCGCACCCACCGCAACGGGTCCTTCTGGTACAGACAATGACGACTTTACGAATGCTTCGTCTCCTGTTCCACCGAACCTCGTTGCTGGAACTAATGCAACGCTTGACCCTGCTCCTGTTGCCTTTACAAACACGGTGCTGAACAGTGGAACGAGTCCTGGCAATATTGTGCTGACTCCACAACCTCCAGCGACTCTGGATCATCTTCCTGCAAATTCTACGGTGACGATTACGGCTGGTAGCAGTTCTGTGACTTATCAGTATGACGGTGCAGGGAACTACACGATCGTATCGAGCAACACAGGTGGAAACCCGATTCAAATCAACAATGTTCAACCGGGTCAGCAGGTGAACTATGGGGTTGAGGTCAATCTTCCGCTGAACACGCCGCTGTCAACCGATATCAATCGAGGTTTCCCGGTTCCAATTCAGGCAGGGATTGATACAGATAGTAACATTGCGACGATTGAGGCGACGAATTTGACCATCGATCGAGTCTATACAGGCTACCTCAGAACGGTCAAAGAGAGCCGCATTCTGCCGGGTACAGGTCCAGCACCGACAGCTGCGGATTCCACGTTCAGCACTACCCAAAAAACGCCTGCTCCAGGCAACGTCATTGAGTATCGGATTACCTACACCAACATTTCAGAACCGCAATCCGGCACAGGCAACATCATCCTGGAAGCTGAGCAAGTGGTGATTGATGAAAATGGCGTATCCGGTGCAAACAACACGAACAACTGGGCAAGAGACAATGATGGCAATGGCATCATTGACACGAGCAACATTGTAGGAAGTGCAGCGGATTCTGGTGCTTCGACGGTTAATTTCTTTAGCGGCAATCCAGCAACGACTGGGGCTGTTGATCAGACGGGAACGACGGCAACTACTGATGTGACGCGATATGTGAACACGGTAACTGGCATTGTTGCACCTCAGCAATCTCGAACCTTCACGTTCCGCCGTCGCGTGAACTAA